One window of the Rhodococcus sovatensis genome contains the following:
- a CDS encoding ABC transporter permease, translated as MRAATGSTARNDHGSSILVTALASFFGVVLIQATAFLLDIFGEDGQGAVAVALYCVAMVFILLALYVASVVTANTFSTIVAGRTKTIALLRLLGASGRELRRSVSREGLSVGLFGAAVGLVVGVALSHLARAVAVSAGKLPDVAYTTVQPLVALPVVIVVGTTWVASYVGAKRVLDVTPIQATGAIVETHDGGARRRRARTTFAIVLIAGGAMLLGLGVIVGTMTPAGVLVAFAGGAASFTGIMVGAHRIVPWILRHVGRLFGNAPAARLASANATRYPERSTRTALGLLIGVTLVVTFAVAMYSYRSMLQNEFSEESLDQVLTVTVGIMTGLIGFSGVIAAVGMVNNLSLSIMQRTRELGLLRALGFTRRQIRGMIVSESAQMVIASMGFGLLLGIVYGWAAAQSLLGSIAQSGIQLPTLPWAVIVGTVLCAALLALGASLIPSRRANAIAPVVALADA; from the coding sequence GTGAGGGCCGCGACCGGTTCGACCGCACGCAACGACCACGGTTCGAGCATCCTGGTGACGGCACTGGCGTCGTTCTTCGGTGTGGTACTGATCCAGGCGACTGCGTTCCTGCTCGACATCTTCGGCGAGGACGGTCAAGGCGCCGTCGCCGTCGCGCTGTACTGCGTGGCGATGGTGTTCATCCTGCTGGCGCTCTACGTAGCGTCGGTCGTCACTGCCAACACGTTCTCCACTATCGTCGCGGGTCGCACGAAAACAATTGCGCTGCTGCGGCTTCTCGGCGCCTCCGGTCGCGAACTGCGACGCTCTGTCTCCCGCGAAGGTCTGTCGGTGGGGTTGTTCGGCGCCGCCGTCGGGCTTGTGGTCGGCGTCGCGCTGAGCCACCTCGCGCGAGCTGTCGCGGTCTCCGCCGGCAAACTCCCCGACGTTGCCTACACGACGGTTCAGCCGCTGGTTGCGTTGCCGGTCGTCATCGTCGTCGGGACCACGTGGGTAGCGTCCTACGTCGGGGCAAAGCGAGTCCTCGACGTGACGCCCATTCAGGCCACCGGCGCGATCGTCGAAACCCACGACGGCGGTGCTCGTCGGCGCAGAGCCCGAACGACGTTCGCCATCGTCCTGATCGCGGGCGGGGCGATGCTGCTCGGACTCGGAGTCATCGTGGGAACCATGACGCCCGCAGGTGTTCTGGTCGCATTCGCCGGTGGCGCAGCGTCCTTCACCGGAATCATGGTGGGTGCCCACCGGATCGTTCCGTGGATCCTCCGCCATGTCGGACGCCTGTTCGGCAATGCACCCGCGGCACGCTTGGCCTCCGCAAATGCAACGAGATACCCGGAGCGCAGCACTCGAACGGCGCTCGGTTTGTTGATCGGCGTCACCCTCGTCGTGACCTTCGCGGTGGCGATGTACAGCTACCGGTCGATGCTGCAGAACGAGTTCAGCGAGGAATCTCTCGATCAGGTACTGACCGTCACCGTCGGCATCATGACCGGTCTCATCGGCTTCTCCGGCGTCATCGCCGCAGTCGGGATGGTCAACAATCTCTCGCTCAGCATCATGCAGCGCACCCGCGAACTGGGATTGCTACGCGCACTCGGGTTCACCCGCAGACAGATTCGAGGAATGATCGTGTCCGAAAGCGCCCAGATGGTGATTGCGTCGATGGGATTCGGGCTTCTCCTCGGCATCGTCTACGGGTGGGCTGCCGCGCAATCGCTGCTGGGATCGATTGCCCAGTCAGGTATTCAGTTGCCGACGCTACCGTGGGCCGTCATCGTAGGAACCGTTCTGTGCGCCGCGCTTCTCGCACTCGGCGCGTCGCTGATTCCGTCGCGGCGAGCGAACGCCATAGCGCCGGTGGTCGCTCTCGCCGACGCATGA
- a CDS encoding RidA family protein gives MERTAINPVTWSVDMGFNQAELVSGHTKTLYCSGQTATDTDGAPRHDGDMAAQLALCLDNVEAVLVDAGMTLAHLVRLNVYTTDVDQLFQHYGVLAARLGAAGAAPATTMLGVTRLALAGQMVELEGTAVA, from the coding sequence ATGGAACGAACTGCGATCAATCCGGTGACGTGGTCGGTGGACATGGGATTCAACCAAGCCGAGTTGGTATCCGGGCACACCAAAACCCTGTATTGCTCCGGCCAGACCGCGACCGACACCGACGGCGCACCCCGGCACGACGGGGACATGGCGGCCCAGCTCGCGCTGTGTCTGGACAACGTCGAAGCCGTACTCGTCGACGCCGGAATGACCCTCGCGCATCTGGTCCGGCTGAACGTCTACACCACAGACGTCGATCAGCTGTTTCAGCACTACGGCGTCCTCGCAGCAAGATTGGGTGCTGCCGGAGCGGCCCCGGCGACCACGATGCTCGGAGTGACGCGGCTCGCACTAGCCGGTCAGATGGTCGAACTCGAGGGGACTGCGGTCGCCTGA
- a CDS encoding ribose-phosphate diphosphokinase encodes MSTPNWIDNQKNLMLFSGRAHPELAKQVAKELGIEVTPQTARDFANGEIFVRFEESVRGSDAFVLQSHPFPLNTWLMEQLIMIDALKRGSAKRITAILPFYPYARQDKKHRGREPISARLVADLLKTAGADRIITVDLHTDQIQGFFDGPVDHMHAHSQLADHIRGKYSLEHITVVSPDSGRVRVAEKWADSFGGAPLAFIHKTRDPLVPNQVKSNRVVGEVEGRTCILIDDMIDTGGTIAGAVKVLKEAGAGDVVIAATHGVLSDPAADRLANCGAKEVVVTNTLPITDEKRFETLTELSIAPLLARTIREVFENGSVTSLFNGSA; translated from the coding sequence GTGAGCACCCCGAATTGGATCGACAACCAGAAGAACCTCATGCTCTTCTCGGGTCGAGCACATCCCGAACTCGCCAAGCAGGTGGCGAAGGAACTGGGAATCGAGGTAACCCCACAGACCGCGCGCGACTTCGCCAACGGAGAGATCTTCGTTCGCTTCGAGGAATCGGTTCGAGGCTCCGACGCCTTCGTACTGCAGAGCCACCCGTTCCCGCTCAACACCTGGCTGATGGAACAGCTCATCATGATCGACGCGCTCAAGCGCGGATCAGCCAAGCGGATCACCGCGATCCTGCCGTTCTACCCCTACGCCCGCCAGGACAAGAAGCACCGCGGCCGTGAGCCGATCTCGGCACGCCTCGTCGCCGACCTCCTCAAGACCGCAGGCGCCGACCGCATCATCACCGTCGACCTGCACACCGATCAGATTCAAGGCTTCTTCGACGGCCCGGTCGATCACATGCACGCGCACAGCCAGTTGGCCGATCACATCCGCGGCAAGTACAGCCTCGAGCACATCACCGTCGTCTCCCCCGACTCGGGCCGCGTACGCGTCGCCGAGAAGTGGGCCGACAGCTTCGGTGGCGCACCGCTGGCGTTCATCCACAAGACTCGTGATCCCCTGGTGCCCAACCAGGTCAAGTCGAACCGGGTCGTCGGTGAAGTCGAAGGCCGCACCTGCATCCTGATCGACGACATGATCGACACCGGTGGCACCATCGCCGGCGCAGTGAAGGTCCTCAAGGAAGCAGGCGCAGGAGACGTCGTCATCGCCGCCACCCACGGCGTGCTGTCCGACCCCGCTGCCGACCGCCTCGCCAACTGCGGAGCCAAGGAAGTCGTCGTCACCAACACCCTCCCGATCACCGACGAGAAGCGCTTCGAGACACTCACCGAGCTGTCCATCGCACCGCTCCTCGCCCGCACCATCCGCGAGGTATTCGAAAACGGCTCGGTGACAAGCCTGTTCAACGGATCTGCATAG
- the egtB gene encoding ergothioneine biosynthesis protein EgtB: MTSIEDLRSKVETVLTRSRARSAALTECVDETDLTAQHSPLMSPLVWDLAHIGNQEELWLVRDVGGREPVRQDIDELYDAFKHSRSSRRALPLLSPDEARKYVSTVREKVWDVLGNSPLDGRRLERDGFAFGMVAQHEQQHDETMLATHQLRTGPAVLHAPQPPRSRVSATGEAIIEGGEFTMGTTLDPWALDNERPAHATYVPTFAIDVAPVTNGQYAEFIAHDGYDRPELWSERGWAHRTSEGLRAPQFWEVDADGSWWRRAFGVTEPVKPNQPVVHVCFFEAEAYANWAGKRLPTEAEWEKAARFDPSTGSVRKYPWGDAEPTELHANLGQRHLEPADVGAYPAGASPHGVHQLIGDVWEWTSSEFGPYPGFAPFPYAEYSEVFLRGDYRVLRGGSFGTDEVACRGTFRNWDHPIRRQIFAGFRCARDV; the protein is encoded by the coding sequence GTGACCAGCATCGAAGACCTCAGGAGCAAGGTCGAGACCGTTCTGACGCGCAGCCGGGCACGGAGCGCTGCCCTCACCGAGTGCGTCGACGAGACCGACCTCACTGCGCAGCATTCTCCACTGATGAGCCCTCTCGTCTGGGATCTGGCGCACATCGGAAACCAAGAAGAACTCTGGCTCGTTCGCGACGTCGGCGGCCGAGAACCGGTGCGCCAGGACATCGACGAACTGTACGACGCCTTCAAGCATTCCCGGTCCAGCAGGCGCGCGCTGCCCTTGCTGTCTCCCGATGAGGCACGCAAGTACGTGTCGACGGTCCGGGAGAAGGTGTGGGACGTCCTCGGTAACAGCCCGCTCGACGGCCGCAGGCTCGAACGGGACGGCTTCGCCTTCGGGATGGTCGCGCAGCACGAACAACAGCACGACGAGACGATGCTCGCTACCCACCAACTCCGCACCGGCCCTGCTGTTCTGCACGCCCCGCAGCCGCCGCGATCACGCGTCAGTGCAACCGGTGAAGCGATCATCGAAGGTGGCGAATTCACCATGGGAACCACCCTCGACCCATGGGCACTCGACAACGAACGCCCCGCTCATGCAACGTACGTTCCGACGTTTGCGATCGACGTCGCGCCCGTCACCAACGGTCAGTACGCGGAGTTCATCGCACATGACGGGTACGACCGGCCCGAACTGTGGAGCGAGCGCGGTTGGGCCCACCGCACAAGCGAAGGTCTCCGCGCACCACAGTTCTGGGAGGTCGATGCAGACGGAAGCTGGTGGCGTCGGGCATTCGGGGTGACGGAACCGGTGAAGCCGAACCAGCCCGTGGTGCATGTGTGCTTCTTCGAGGCCGAGGCGTACGCCAACTGGGCAGGCAAACGTCTTCCGACGGAAGCAGAATGGGAGAAGGCGGCACGGTTCGATCCGTCCACCGGGAGTGTTCGCAAGTACCCGTGGGGCGACGCCGAACCGACCGAACTGCACGCCAACCTGGGGCAACGCCACCTCGAACCCGCCGATGTCGGCGCATACCCGGCAGGCGCGTCACCGCACGGCGTGCACCAGTTGATCGGCGACGTGTGGGAGTGGACATCCTCGGAGTTCGGGCCGTATCCGGGCTTCGCTCCGTTCCCGTACGCGGAGTACTCCGAGGTGTTTCTGCGCGGTGACTACCGGGTTTTGCGCGGCGGATCCTTCGGTACCGACGAGGTTGCGTGCCGCGGGACATTCCGCAACTGGGACCACCCGATTCGGAGGCAGATCTTCGCTGGCTTCAGGTGCGCACGAGATGTGTAG
- the egtA gene encoding ergothioneine biosynthesis glutamate--cysteine ligase EgtA: MCSEHKEADVSSNEKSLNLSSRPAAEAYVSKVCFKLGPPQLIGAELEWLTYTKNGDRPSLDNIATALGEYAPRSIAPNSPALTLPGGSAVTIEPGGQIELSSAPHASVQELQRALDADAEMLASLMDAGHLGMASAPADQDRDPQRLLVLPRYCAMENRFTTIGPFGKLMMCNTAAAQVSVDAGTDRADVARRWTMLETVGPALVAAFACSPTLRGAPAGHWASQRMRTWLELDDSRTEVPATADPVTDYARWALDVPLLCIRSDGESWDAPAGTTFAQWIEDEELVGRSPTTADLGYHLTTLFPHVRACGHLEVRYLDAQPDGQWVVPTAVFDALLSDPAITSHATDLARRSAGRWVDAARHGLADHCLRSAAEDLLHLAAANSDAYGDVVAQAAERCRTGEPPTFSNNAATTKESV, from the coding sequence ATGTGCTCGGAACACAAGGAGGCGGATGTGTCGTCCAACGAGAAGTCACTGAATCTGAGCTCGCGGCCGGCCGCCGAGGCGTACGTGTCCAAAGTGTGTTTCAAGCTCGGACCACCGCAACTCATCGGTGCCGAACTCGAATGGTTGACCTACACGAAGAACGGCGACAGGCCGTCGCTCGACAATATTGCCACTGCGCTGGGCGAGTACGCACCGCGCAGCATCGCACCGAATTCACCCGCCCTGACGTTGCCGGGCGGTAGTGCTGTCACCATCGAACCCGGTGGCCAGATCGAACTGTCCAGCGCACCGCACGCCTCCGTGCAGGAACTTCAACGGGCATTGGATGCCGACGCCGAAATGCTGGCGTCGCTGATGGACGCCGGCCACCTCGGCATGGCGTCGGCTCCGGCCGATCAAGACAGGGACCCTCAGCGCCTGCTGGTTCTGCCGCGGTACTGCGCGATGGAGAACCGGTTCACCACCATCGGGCCGTTCGGCAAGCTCATGATGTGCAATACCGCGGCCGCGCAGGTGAGCGTCGACGCCGGAACCGATCGCGCCGACGTCGCGCGGCGGTGGACCATGCTCGAGACCGTCGGGCCGGCGCTCGTAGCAGCGTTCGCGTGCTCACCGACGCTTCGCGGTGCTCCCGCCGGGCACTGGGCGTCGCAACGCATGCGCACCTGGCTCGAATTGGATGACAGCAGAACCGAAGTCCCGGCCACCGCTGACCCGGTGACCGACTACGCGCGCTGGGCCCTGGATGTACCTCTGCTGTGCATCCGCAGCGACGGTGAGAGCTGGGATGCACCGGCGGGAACGACGTTCGCGCAGTGGATCGAGGACGAGGAACTCGTCGGCCGGTCGCCGACCACTGCCGATCTCGGCTACCACTTGACGACGCTGTTTCCCCACGTGCGGGCCTGCGGGCATCTCGAGGTCAGATACCTCGACGCGCAACCCGACGGTCAGTGGGTCGTCCCCACTGCGGTTTTCGACGCGTTGTTGTCCGATCCAGCGATCACCTCGCACGCCACCGACCTTGCGCGGAGATCTGCGGGCCGCTGGGTCGACGCGGCACGGCACGGACTGGCCGATCACTGCCTGCGCTCGGCTGCCGAGGACCTGCTGCACCTGGCCGCAGCCAATTCCGACGCGTACGGCGACGTCGTGGCACAAGCCGCCGAACGATGTCGCACCGGTGAACCGCCCACATTCAGCAACAACGCGGCTACGACAAAGGAGTCGGTGTGA
- a CDS encoding ABC transporter ATP-binding protein, which produces MTNTTSPVARVHRVRKSYGDTTNIVHALDDVSLDVHRGQFTAIMGPSGSGKSTLMHIMAGLDSVTSGQVVLADTDITRLGDDALTELRRRQIGFIFQAFNLVPTLDVRANIMLPFELDGHAPTESESAWVAQLIQTLGLSERTGHLPHQLSGGQQQRVAIARALGSTPHLIFADEPTGNLDSRTGREVLALLAAAAEEYGQSIVMVTHDPIAASYADRIVFLADGRIVDERRRSTPEQISGYMLAMEKVA; this is translated from the coding sequence ATGACGAACACAACTTCCCCCGTCGCTCGCGTACACCGAGTACGTAAGAGCTACGGTGACACCACGAACATCGTGCACGCACTCGACGACGTGTCCTTGGACGTGCATCGAGGCCAATTCACTGCCATCATGGGCCCGTCCGGCTCCGGCAAATCCACGCTCATGCACATCATGGCCGGTCTGGATTCCGTCACCTCCGGCCAAGTCGTGCTCGCGGACACCGACATCACTCGCCTCGGCGACGACGCCCTCACCGAACTTCGACGACGCCAGATCGGCTTCATCTTCCAGGCCTTCAATCTCGTTCCGACGCTCGATGTCCGCGCCAACATCATGCTTCCGTTCGAGCTCGACGGACATGCACCTACCGAATCGGAATCGGCATGGGTGGCGCAGCTCATCCAGACGCTCGGTCTGAGCGAACGGACCGGTCATCTACCGCACCAACTGTCCGGCGGGCAGCAGCAACGAGTCGCCATCGCCCGAGCGCTCGGCTCCACGCCACACCTGATCTTCGCCGACGAACCGACGGGCAACCTCGATTCCCGCACCGGCCGAGAGGTTCTCGCACTCCTGGCCGCTGCTGCCGAGGAATACGGGCAGTCGATCGTCATGGTCACCCACGACCCGATCGCCGCCAGTTACGCCGACCGTATTGTTTTCCTCGCCGACGGACGCATCGTCGACGAGCGGCGCCGGTCGACTCCAGAGCAGATCTCGGGTTACATGCTCGCGATGGAGAAGGTCGCGTGA
- a CDS encoding sensor histidine kinase, whose amino-acid sequence MLRKRLTSPQAVDIVYAVVFVLVLFQAAVRGVSGTAGLFVLLGFGVALAIRRRSPRWSLALAWILALVQMAGSVLVLASNVAIFGILYCSAAYGSKLLRQVGLGSAVVGGIIAAWYLTYVSEDPFASGTEPFRDLQQFLVILAALWAVLGLSWALGRLSYARRSAIEAAHAQELAELQQARAQNDIAIEQERNRIARDMHDIVAHSLAVVIAQADGARYVRAVDPDAVDSALTTISATAREALGDVRVLLAQLRHSEDDLPTPAVTDIGRLIERMRAAGLRIDATIADPPAAVGAAAGLALYRIAQESLTNALRHGDVAQDVTVTLVSDSAGAELVVANALSSSSQTASHHGHGVVGMRERAALSGGVCTAGGADGRWTVRAWIPTTKGT is encoded by the coding sequence GTGCTGCGCAAACGACTGACGTCACCTCAGGCGGTCGACATCGTCTACGCGGTCGTGTTCGTGCTGGTCCTGTTCCAGGCCGCTGTTCGAGGGGTGTCCGGCACGGCAGGACTCTTCGTTCTCCTCGGATTCGGTGTCGCCCTCGCCATCCGTCGACGATCACCCCGATGGTCGCTGGCCCTCGCCTGGATTTTGGCCCTGGTGCAGATGGCCGGTTCCGTACTCGTTCTGGCCAGCAACGTCGCGATCTTCGGCATCCTCTACTGCTCCGCGGCGTACGGGAGCAAGCTGCTCCGGCAGGTCGGACTCGGATCTGCCGTCGTGGGCGGCATCATCGCTGCGTGGTATCTCACGTATGTCAGCGAGGACCCGTTCGCCAGCGGAACCGAACCCTTCCGCGATCTGCAGCAGTTTCTCGTCATTCTCGCGGCCCTGTGGGCAGTCCTCGGGTTGTCGTGGGCACTCGGCAGACTGTCCTATGCCCGACGCAGCGCGATCGAGGCCGCACATGCCCAGGAACTCGCCGAGCTCCAACAGGCCCGAGCCCAGAACGACATCGCAATCGAGCAGGAACGCAACAGAATTGCCCGTGACATGCACGACATCGTGGCGCACTCGTTGGCCGTGGTCATCGCGCAGGCCGATGGCGCGCGGTACGTTCGCGCCGTCGACCCGGACGCTGTCGACTCGGCGTTGACGACAATTTCCGCGACTGCCCGTGAGGCGCTCGGGGACGTCAGAGTTCTCCTGGCTCAACTGCGACACAGCGAAGACGATCTACCCACGCCCGCGGTCACCGACATCGGACGACTGATCGAACGAATGCGGGCCGCAGGGTTGCGCATCGATGCCACGATCGCTGATCCTCCGGCTGCCGTCGGTGCCGCTGCCGGGCTCGCTCTGTATCGCATCGCGCAGGAATCGTTGACCAACGCACTGCGTCACGGCGACGTAGCCCAGGATGTCACCGTCACACTCGTCAGTGACTCGGCCGGGGCGGAACTCGTCGTAGCCAACGCACTTTCCTCGTCGAGCCAGACGGCGAGCCACCACGGTCATGGGGTCGTCGGGATGCGCGAGCGGGCTGCCCTGTCCGGCGGTGTGTGTACCGCAGGCGGCGCCGACGGACGATGGACAGTCCGGGCATGGATTCCCACAACGAAGGGAACGTGA
- a CDS encoding transcriptional regulator produces MRADRLVSLVLLLRQRGRMTADALARELEVSTRTVLRDVEALSVAGVPVSAERGRHGGFALLPGFRTELTGLNHDEALALLAAAGSGSGQQVFGLGSALASALRKVMDALPDGNRNTASDAADRFLIEPEFDLLSRRSDIELVPAAVMVEVRRAVLAGHKLRIHYAPEGKDAQWRTVDPIGLVTVRDRGYLLATRDGADRTYRLSRLLDAEALSEPAQRPDRIHLERLWRERSTRFRSEGTGVSAVVRVNPRRRDELINTALAVLAEESDADGWLRLEVTFQDARHAEWALWQLATDAHVLEPQSLRAALYDRAAAITACYESNLVP; encoded by the coding sequence ATGCGCGCCGACAGGTTGGTCTCGCTGGTACTGCTGTTGCGCCAGCGCGGGCGAATGACGGCGGATGCCCTTGCCCGCGAGCTGGAAGTGTCGACCCGCACCGTTCTCCGCGACGTCGAGGCGCTCTCGGTGGCAGGTGTTCCGGTGTCTGCCGAGCGTGGTCGCCACGGCGGGTTCGCGCTGTTGCCCGGTTTCCGCACCGAACTGACCGGACTCAATCACGACGAGGCACTCGCGCTGCTTGCGGCCGCAGGGTCGGGGAGCGGTCAGCAGGTCTTCGGCCTCGGATCGGCGCTCGCGTCGGCGTTGCGCAAAGTGATGGACGCGCTGCCCGACGGGAACCGAAACACCGCGAGCGATGCGGCCGATCGCTTTCTGATCGAGCCGGAGTTCGATCTCCTGTCGCGTCGATCGGACATCGAGCTCGTACCTGCCGCCGTCATGGTCGAGGTGCGGCGCGCAGTGCTCGCTGGACACAAGTTGCGCATCCACTACGCACCGGAAGGGAAAGACGCGCAGTGGCGAACGGTGGATCCGATTGGACTGGTCACTGTTCGCGACCGCGGCTACCTCCTGGCCACGAGAGACGGGGCGGACCGCACCTACCGGTTGTCGAGGCTGCTGGACGCCGAAGCGCTGTCCGAACCGGCACAGCGCCCGGATCGGATCCATCTCGAACGACTGTGGCGGGAACGCAGCACGCGGTTTAGGAGCGAGGGCACAGGAGTGAGCGCAGTGGTCCGCGTGAATCCGAGGCGACGGGACGAGCTGATCAACACCGCGTTGGCGGTCCTAGCCGAGGAATCGGACGCAGACGGTTGGCTGCGGCTGGAAGTCACCTTCCAAGATGCACGCCACGCCGAATGGGCTCTGTGGCAACTCGCCACCGATGCGCACGTGCTCGAACCGCAGTCGCTTCGGGCCGCACTGTACGACCGTGCTGCCGCGATCACCGCATGCTACGAATCGAACCTCGTCCCCTGA
- a CDS encoding response regulator transcription factor, with product MNDSPIRVALVDDQQLFRAGIRMLVSSQADLEFVGEAGNGREGVELAAATSPDVILMDIRMPVLDGISATTEIVTAMASPPKILVLTTFDLDESAARAIKAGASGFVLKDADPEFLLAAIRTVHAGNSVIAASATTALLGHYTDTPAEPVIPERFTRLTSREQEIFRLAATGMSNSEIAASEYLSEATVKTHLSRIFTKLDLRDRVQLVVFAFEHGLAR from the coding sequence GTGAACGACTCCCCCATCCGGGTGGCACTCGTCGACGATCAGCAGCTGTTCCGAGCCGGAATCAGAATGTTGGTGTCCTCGCAGGCCGATCTCGAATTCGTCGGCGAGGCCGGCAACGGCCGTGAAGGTGTCGAATTGGCGGCGGCCACGTCGCCGGACGTCATACTGATGGACATCCGAATGCCCGTGCTCGACGGCATCTCTGCGACGACCGAAATCGTGACGGCCATGGCGAGCCCACCGAAAATTCTCGTGCTGACGACGTTCGATCTCGACGAGAGCGCGGCCCGGGCGATCAAGGCCGGTGCCAGCGGGTTCGTGCTCAAGGACGCTGATCCCGAGTTCCTACTGGCGGCGATTCGGACCGTCCACGCGGGCAATTCGGTCATCGCCGCATCAGCGACGACTGCGCTGCTCGGTCACTACACCGACACACCCGCCGAGCCGGTGATCCCGGAGCGGTTCACTCGCCTGACCTCCCGCGAGCAGGAGATCTTTCGGCTCGCCGCGACCGGCATGAGCAACTCTGAGATCGCGGCGAGCGAATACCTCAGTGAAGCAACGGTGAAGACACATCTCAGTCGGATCTTCACCAAGCTCGACCTGCGCGACCGGGTCCAGTTGGTGGTGTTCGCCTTCGAGCACGGCCTGGCACGCTGA
- the egtC gene encoding ergothioneine biosynthesis protein EgtC translates to MCRHLGYLGPARSVGEVLTQGSNSLRVQSWAPKDMRGGGTINADGFGAAWWTSGTTGLSSYRNSMPIWSDPAVDDVLTGLSSTAVVAAVRSATVGMPVERSACAPFIDDTWAFSHNGVVFGWPDAMVDLVSEVPTKDLLTLPAPTDSAALWVVLRHLLAEHEPEKALRMLVARVEQSSPGPRLNLLLGDGSTLYATTRHHALSVLRTEDSVTVASEPLDDSPGWEAIGDRKFVVARPGHVDITDLD, encoded by the coding sequence ATGTGTAGACACCTGGGCTATCTCGGTCCGGCACGCAGCGTGGGTGAGGTCCTGACACAGGGGTCCAACTCACTGCGTGTGCAGTCCTGGGCGCCGAAGGACATGCGCGGCGGCGGGACCATCAATGCAGACGGCTTCGGTGCCGCGTGGTGGACCAGCGGAACGACCGGGTTGTCGAGCTATCGCAATTCGATGCCGATCTGGTCGGATCCGGCCGTGGACGATGTGCTCACCGGACTCTCGTCGACTGCCGTCGTAGCCGCCGTCCGTTCGGCCACGGTCGGGATGCCGGTCGAGCGGAGTGCTTGTGCGCCGTTCATCGACGACACCTGGGCCTTCAGCCACAACGGCGTCGTTTTCGGGTGGCCCGACGCCATGGTTGATCTGGTGTCGGAGGTGCCCACGAAAGACCTCTTGACCCTCCCCGCGCCGACGGATTCCGCGGCGCTGTGGGTGGTGCTCCGGCACCTGTTGGCCGAACACGAGCCGGAGAAGGCGCTGCGGATGCTCGTCGCACGCGTCGAGCAGTCTTCTCCTGGGCCACGTCTGAACCTTCTCCTCGGTGACGGCTCCACGTTGTACGCCACCACGCGGCACCACGCGTTGTCCGTTCTGCGGACCGAGGACTCGGTCACCGTCGCATCCGAACCTCTCGACGACAGCCCCGGGTGGGAGGCGATCGGCGACCGCAAGTTCGTTGTCGCTCGCCCCGGCCACGTCGACATCACCGACCTCGATTGA
- the egtD gene encoding L-histidine N(alpha)-methyltransferase, which produces MSDIALDVHISPERLLEDLRTDVRQGLTASPKWLSPKWFYDATGSALFEQITELPEYYPTRTERALIEAHAYDIAERTDAAILVELGSGSSEKTRLLIAAGTKHGSLRKYVPQDVSPSALEGAIGQLTQEFPSLEVQGIVSDFTDTLQNLPADGSRTIAFLGGTLGNLIPDERAVFLADVAQALIAGEFLLLGVGLVIDEDVVVPAYDDAAGVTAQFNANVLSVLNDRLGADFDSENFEHVALWNADAEWIEMRLRATRTQQVRIEDLDLDVTFDEGEELRTEISAKFRREGIQRELVDAGFRIDEFWTDPQERFALILARRSDTR; this is translated from the coding sequence GTGTCGGACATCGCACTCGATGTGCACATTTCACCGGAGAGGCTCCTGGAGGACCTCCGCACAGACGTGCGGCAGGGCCTGACGGCGTCACCGAAGTGGCTCTCGCCCAAATGGTTCTACGACGCAACAGGCAGTGCGCTGTTCGAACAGATCACCGAGCTGCCCGAGTACTATCCGACGCGCACCGAGCGGGCGCTGATCGAGGCGCATGCCTACGACATCGCCGAACGGACCGACGCAGCTATTCTCGTCGAACTCGGTTCGGGATCCTCGGAGAAGACACGGCTGCTGATCGCCGCCGGGACCAAGCACGGGTCGCTGCGCAAGTACGTACCGCAGGATGTGTCACCGTCGGCTTTGGAAGGGGCGATAGGCCAGCTCACGCAAGAGTTTCCGTCGCTCGAAGTGCAGGGAATCGTCAGCGATTTCACCGATACGCTCCAGAATCTGCCTGCCGACGGGAGCCGTACCATCGCCTTCTTGGGCGGCACTCTCGGCAATCTCATTCCCGACGAGCGAGCCGTCTTCCTGGCCGACGTCGCACAGGCTCTCATCGCGGGTGAGTTTTTGCTGCTCGGTGTCGGGCTCGTCATCGACGAGGATGTCGTGGTTCCCGCGTACGACGACGCGGCAGGGGTTACCGCGCAGTTCAACGCGAACGTGCTGTCCGTGCTCAACGACCGACTCGGCGCCGACTTCGACAGCGAGAACTTCGAACACGTCGCGTTGTGGAACGCCGACGCGGAGTGGATCGAGATGCGGTTGCGCGCCACGCGGACTCAGCAGGTTCGTATCGAGGACCTCGATCTCGACGTCACCTTCGACGAGGGCGAAGAACTCCGCACCGAGATCTCGGCCAAGTTCCGGCGCGAGGGGATCCAACGAGAACTCGTCGACGCGGGATTCCGCATCGACGAGTTCTGGACGGATCCGCAGGAACGGTTCGCCCTCATCCTGGCTCGGCGCAGCGACACTCGCTGA